The Triticum dicoccoides isolate Atlit2015 ecotype Zavitan chromosome 6A, WEW_v2.0, whole genome shotgun sequence genome has a window encoding:
- the LOC119315728 gene encoding trihelix transcription factor GTL1-like gives MYKLYQSELDAITPEQVIWGPLDRKRQRKIKDWDKHHRNTRVEVCKPAYAEEILEEPTVFDERAQIKKAADETETILETTPAGKSDGEDALRAFIKRQDQKLRRLSNHFGCHDPEYVSPERSRSATPSDPTSGQSHGDHLEDEDVGVVTQEVADDMTLGTYQVRSAYRLKPRTGINKYTPEDFTQIGKKTVGTSRMAALDDYLDDDVDDVEEPERERERVPLPRKVKNQRRRLLSGPGAAEKPPITEASSFPADDMLGDSGGNGGGGPWPVRNQWPREETLALIRIRSEMAAAFRDAAVRGKVPLWIWEEVSGKLAELGYERRSAKKCREKLGGMHRSYKRAEQSRAGRQDGRTYRFSEALDALHAATARAWLQKHQEQLLMVLGGRGPPQPHAAFSAPRPMSAMPPPPPPPPRFPIMPAPVSWAAPAAAVELPQPPPVCLQGLSVPSMSESGSDDDDGPEDGEMAAATGDGPGGLGKRKRGGVRKKMMAFVEGLMKQVVERQEEMQQRFLAAMEKREAERAAREEAWRRQEVARLKREQEQRAHERAAAAARHASVIAFIQRVGGQAAQVPPVVFPTPTPTPTPTPPPPQPRQKLPPRRATPPPPQQQQAIPAAPLQWQPPPPRATPPPQPQSQPIPAAPLQWQPPPPRATPPQPIPAAPLQWQPPPQPPQAQHKEMTREEAHCPRLQPAHHHSPWFPPPWSSASPKFADHSLQQS, from the exons ATGTACAAGTTGTACCAGAGCGAGCTTGACGCGATCACGCCTGAGCAG GTGATATGGGGACC GTTGGATAGGAAAAGGCAGCGGAAGATTAAGGATTGGGACAAGCATCACAGAAA TACCCGTGTGGAGGTATGCAAGCCGGCGTATGCTGAGGAGATTTTGGAAGAACCCACTGTTTTTGATGAG CGTGcccagatcaagaaagcagctgatgagacaGAGACTATTCTTGAAACAACCCCGGCTGGCAAAAGCGATGGAGAAGATGCACTTCGAGCATTCATCAAG CGCCAGGACCAAAAGTTAAGGCGGCTATCAAACCATTTTGGTTGTCATGACCCCGAGTATGTATCACCAGAACGGTCTAGGTCGGCGACACCATCAGATCCCACTTCAGGCCAGAGCCATGGTGATCATTTGGAGGATGAGGATGTGGGTGTGGTCACCCAAGAG GTTGCTGATGATATGACCTTAGGGACGTACCAAGTTAGGTCTGCATACAGGCTAAAGCCTAGGACGGGAATCAACAAGTATACACCTGAAGACTTCACCCAAATAGGCAAAAAGACGGTCGGCACCTCACGGATGGCGGCTTTGGATGACTATTTGGATGACGATGTCGATGACGTGGAGGAACCGGAGCGGGAGCGGGAGCGTGTTCCTCTTCCTAGGAAGGTGAAGAA CCAGCGCCGTCGCCTCCTCTCCGGACCTGGTGCCGCCGAGAAGCCGCCCATCACCGAGGCCAGCAGCTTCCCCGCCGACGACATGCTCGGCGACTccggcggcaacggcggcggcgggccgTGGCCTGTCCGCAACCAGTGGCCGCGGGAGGAGACGCTGGCGCTCATCAGGATCCGGTCGGAGATGGCCGCCGCCTTCCGCGACGCCGCCGTCAGGGGCAAGGTTCCCCTCTGGATCTGGGAAGAGGTCTCCGGCAAGCTCGCGGAGCTCGGCTACGAGAGGAGGAGCGCCAAGAAGTGCAGGGAGAAGCTCGGGGGCATGCACAGGTCCTACAAGCGCGCCGAGCAGAGCCGGGCCGGCAGGCAGGACGGCAGGACCTACCGCTTCTCCGAGGCGCTCGACGCGCTGCACGCCGCCACCGCCCGCGCGTGGCTGCAGAAGCACCAGGAGCAGCTGCTGATGGTCCTCGGCGGCCGCGGCCCCCCGCAGCCGCACGCCGCCTTCTCGGCGCCGCGGCCGATGAGCgcaatgccgccgccgccgccgccgccgccgaggttcccGATCATGCCGGCTCCTGTTTCCTGGGCGGCgcctgcggcggcggtggagctcccccagccacctcccGTCTGTCTGCAAGGCCTGAGCGTCCCGTCCATGTCCGAGTCTGGgtccgacgacgacgacgggcccgAGGACGGCGAGATGGCGGCGGCGACCGGCGACGGCCCGGGCGGCCTCGGCAAGCGCAAGCGCGGCGGCGTCAGGAAGAAGATGATGGCTTTCGTGGAGGGGCTGATGAAGCAGGTCGTCGAGAGGCAAGAGGAGATGCAGCAGCGGTTCCTGGCGGCCATGGAGAAGAGGGAGGCGGAGCGCGCGGCGCGGGAGGAGGCCTGGCGCCGGCAGGAGGTGGCCCGGCTCAAGCGCGAGCAGGAGCAGCGCGCGCACGAGCGCGCCGCGGCGGCCGCGCGTCACGCCTCCGTCATCGCCTTCATCCAGCGCGTCGGCGGGCAGGCCGCGCAGGTCCCGCCCGTCGTCTTCcctacgccgacgccgacgccgacgccgacgccg CCACCGCCGCAACCTCGACAGAAGCTGCCGCCGCGACGAGccacaccaccgccgccgcagcagcagcagGCCATCCCAGCTGCGCCGCTCCAATGGCAGCCACCGCCGCCGCGAGCCACGCCGCCGCCGCAACCGCAGTCGCAGCCCATCCCAGCTGCGCCGCTCCAATGGCAGCCACCGCCGCCGCGAGCCACACCGCCGCAGCCCATCCCAGCCGCGCCGCTCCAATGGCAGCCGCCGCCGCAACCACCACAGGCACAGCACAAGGAAATGACGCGGGAAGAGGCGCACTGCCCCCGACTTCAGCCGGCTCATCATCACTCGCCCTGGTTCCCGCCGCCATGGAGCAGTGCTTCTCCCAAGTTTGCAGATCACAGCTTGCAGCAGTCGTAG